The Agelaius phoeniceus isolate bAgePho1 chromosome 4, bAgePho1.hap1, whole genome shotgun sequence genome includes a region encoding these proteins:
- the TMEM129 gene encoding E3 ubiquitin-protein ligase TM129 encodes MESPAVTFTLAYLVFAVCFVFPPDEVRSAGLTVQSLLSAWLGSEDAAFVQYHLRRSTGTLLAHSLLPLGYYLGMCFAAPEKHLCFFYLASKEWKTFFFFAILLPAITSALAYYWSRKGWNNHPLARTLAVHALPQSGWRAVASSINTEFRRIDKFATGAPGARVIVTDTWVIKVTTYCLHVAQQQDIHLTVTDSRQHELTPDSNVPVQFLTIRVASVNPYVKAFDIRLNSTEYGELREKLRAPISNAANVVIHQSLSDLFLETFTSLVEINQTYHVPSTQELEPCIGCMQTIANIKLIKNCQEPNEGECQQCYCRPMWCLTCMGKWFASRQDQQHPETWLSSQVPCPTCRAKFCILDVCLIR; translated from the exons ATGGAGAGCCCCGCGGTGACCTTCACGCTGGCCTACCTTGTGTTCGCCGTGTGCTTCGTGTTCCCGCCCGACGAGGTGCGCTCGGCGGGGCTGACGGTGCAGAGCCTGCTGTCCGCCTGGCTGGGCAGCGAGGACGCGGCCTTCGTGCAGTACCACCTGCGGCGCAGCACCGGCACGCTGCTGGCGCACTCCCTGCTGCCCCTCG GTTATTACCTTGGTATGTGCTTTGCTGCACCTGAAAAACATCTTTGTTTTTTCTACCTGGCTTCAAAAGAGTGGAAAACTTTCTTCTTCTTCGCCATTCTCCTCCCAGCAATCACCAGTGCCCTGGCATATTACTGGTCCCGGAAAGGTTGGAATAATCATCCACTAGCCCGGACACTCGCTGTTCACGCCCTCCCACAGTCAGGCTGGAGGGCAGTAGCTTCTTCCATCAACACAGAATTCAGGAGAATCGACAAATTTGCTACCGGGGCGCCAGGAGCCAGGGTGATCGTCACGGACACGTGGGTGATTAAAGTGACCACCTACTGTTTACATGttgcccagcagcaggacattCACTTGACGGTGACAGACTCCAGACAGCACGAGCTCACCCCAGACTCCAACGTGCCCGTGCAGTTCCTCACCATCCGCGTTGCCAGCGTTAATCCCTACGTCAAGGCATTCGATATCCG GTTGAACTCCACAGAGTATGGGGAGCTCCGGGAGAAGCTCCGTGCTCCTATCAGCAATGCAGCTAATGTTGTGATCCATCAAAGCCTTAGTGATTTGTTTTTAGAAACCTTTACATCTCTGGTGGAAATAAACCAGACATACCACGTTCCAAGCACTCAG gagctggagccATGCATAGGCTGTATGCAGACTATTGCCAACATCAAGCTCATCAAGAACTGCCAGGAGCCCAACGAGGGGGAGTGCCAGCAGTGCTACTGCCGGCCCATGTGGTGCCTCACCTGCATGGGCAAGTGGTTTGCCAGCAGGCAGgaccagcagcacccagagacCTGGCTGTCGAGCCAAGTGCCTTGCCCGACTTGCCGAGCCAAGTTTTGCATTCTAGATGTTTGCCTAATACGATGA